The following proteins come from a genomic window of Lolium rigidum isolate FL_2022 chromosome 5, APGP_CSIRO_Lrig_0.1, whole genome shotgun sequence:
- the LOC124656181 gene encoding zinc finger CCCH domain-containing protein 2-like — protein sequence MDRRVCFFVHTPDQLRSIPAQHAIPRNSTPLSPLAESYDGSPLRRQAFETYLTGKSGIMSSSPTSTLLSSTPKSPPSESPPMSPDALRRGSWPGVGSPGVNDVMASLHQLRLSKAQSSPSGGWTNSYHLSAAAAYGSPKGGGGLYSLPTTPMATSTPAATFMANLEPLNLRFMDDDEPVQRVESGRALREKVFERLSRDGAVSGSSCYSAGPDVGWVSDLIN from the coding sequence ATGGACCGCCGCGTCTGCTTCTTCGTGCACACCCCCGACCAGCTCCGCTCCATCCCCGCGCAGCACGCCATCCCGCGGAACAGCACGCCCCTGTCCCCGCTCGCCGAGTCCTACGACGGCTCCCCGCTCCGGCGCCAGGCATTCGAGACCTACCTCACCGGCAAGAGCGGCATCATGTCGTCCTCCCCCACCAGcaccctcctctcctccacgcCCAAGTCGCCCCCGTCCGAGTCCCCGCCAATGTCGCCCGACGCGCTCCGCCGCGGCTCATGGCCCGGTGTGGGGTCCCCCGGCGTCAACGACGTCATGGCCTCCCTCCACCAGCTGCGCCTCTCCAAGGCGCAGTCGTCCCCGTCCGGCGGCTGGACCAACAGCTACCacctctccgccgccgcggcgTACGGCTCCCCCAAGGGCGGCGGGGGCCTCTACAGCCTCCCCACCACCCCCATGGCCACTTCGACCCCCGCCGCCACCTTCATGGCCAACCTGGAGCCGCTCAACCTCCGCTTCATGGACGACGACGAGCCGGTGCAGAGGGTGGAGTCCGGACGGGCACTCCGCGAGAAGGTGTTCGAGCGGCTCTCCAGGGACGGCGCCGTGTCCGGCAGCAGCTGCTACAGCGCTGGCCCCGACGTCGGCTGGGTCTCTGACCTCATCAACTGA